From Xylocopa sonorina isolate GNS202 chromosome 2, iyXylSono1_principal, whole genome shotgun sequence, a single genomic window includes:
- the LOC143433276 gene encoding uncharacterized protein LOC143433276, which yields MYLDSECVRASEKVYPLCMYMIFHTFPIEFHEYFIRIKFYTIFILLILSPNRRFENTLITKKELGDICSDLIHIYSRTRGSTCMFLLDRRVYYTKMKIFFIAFEVLLILNFIPNAICDLIPSTRQCVRQGMFEITDGTCQNYYICIFDGTKFVSYDLTCATSMVFDPVAQYCKSTSDYVCTQTTSTTTPSSTPTTASTPTTASTPTTAPTSTTAPTPTTASTPTNASTSTTASTPTTASTPTAAPTPTTASTPTPAPTPTTASTPTPAPTPTASTPTTASTPTTASTPTTTSTPTTASTPTPAPTPTTASTPTTASTPTTASTPTTASTPTTASTPTTASTPTTASTPTTTPTSTTTETAECVTRGRFPIEDTNCQKYYFCYWDGTDLVKVDNLQCPNSLRFNPTTQTCVLPTSFTCVA from the exons ATGTATTTAGATTCGG AATGTGTGAGAGCATCAGAGAAAGTATATCCACTTTGTATGTATATGATATTTCATACATTTCCAATAGAATTTCACGAGTATTTTATCAGAATAAAATTCTACACTATCTTCATCTTGTTAATTTTGA GTCCAAATAGAAGGTTTGAAAATACTTTAATTACAAAGAAAGAATTAGGCGATATTTGCTCAGACTTAA TTCATATATATTCTCGTACTCGCGGCAGTACTTGTATGTTTCTTCTGGACAGACGAGTATATTACACAAAAATGAAAATATTCTTCATAGCTTTTGAAGTCCTTTTAATCCTAAATTTCATTCCTAACGCCATATGTGACTTAATTCCTTCTACTCGGCAATGTGTGAGGCAAGGAATGTTTGAAATTACGGACGGAACGTGTCAAAATTACTATATATGTATTTTTGATGGGACTAAGTTTGTCTCGTACGATTTGACGTGTGCAACGTCAATGGTATTTGATCCAGTAGCACAGTACTGCAAATCAACTTCGGACTACGTTTGTACGCAAACTACATCAACGACAACACCTTCATCGACACCAACAACTGCATCAACGCCAACAACTGCATCGACGCCAACAACCGCTCCAACATCAACAACCGCTCCAACACCAACAACCGCATCGACTCCAACAAACGCATCGACTTCAACAACCGCATCGACTCCAACAACCGCATCGACTCCAACAGCCGCACCAACGCCAACAACCGCATCGACTCCAACACCGGCACCAACGCCAACAACCGCATCGACTCCAACACCGGCACCAACACCAACTGCATCGACACCAACAACCGCATCGACGCCAACAACCGCATCGACGCCAACAACCACATCAACTCCAACAACCGCATCGACTCCAACACCGGCACCAACACCAA CAACTGCATCGACACCAACAACCGCATCGACGCCAACAACCGCATCGACACCAACAACCGCATCGACGCCAACAACCGCATCAACGCCAACAACCGCATCAACTCCAACAACCGCATCAACTCCAACGACAACACCCACGTCAACGACGACAGAAACAGCAGAATGTGTAACTCGTGGCAGATTTCCAATCGAAGATACTAATTGTCAAAAGTATTATTTCTGTTACTGGGATGGTACTGACTTGGTAAAAGTTGATAATCTTCAATGTCCAAATAGTTTGCGTTTTAATCCAACAACACAAACATGTGTATTACCTACCAGTTTTACATGTGTTGCATGA
- the LOC143433277 gene encoding uncharacterized protein LOC143433277 — translation MKIFFAVFKLFLIFNLIPDAMLQLVPSARQCVMQGMFEINDGTCQNYYICIFDGVRFVSYDMKCATSMVFDPIAQYCKSTAEYVCTQTPPATPPDTPPCTMSGRFVISGTGCRRYYLCYFDDTTFVKVDNLHCPNSLLFNQATQTCALPTSFICNV, via the coding sequence ATGAAGATATTCTTCGCGGTTTTCAAACTGTTTTTGATTTTTAATTTAATCCCCGACGCGATGCTTCAGTTAGTTCCTTCCGCTCGACAATGTGTAATGCAaggaatgtttgaaatcaacgacGGGACGTGCCAAAATTACTATATATGTATTTTTGACGGTGTCCGCTTTGTCTCTTACGATATGAAATGTGCAACTTCAATGGTATTTGATCCAATAGCGCAATACTGCAAATCGACTGCAGAATACGTTTGTACTCAAACACCGCCAGCGACCCCTCCAGATACCCCACCCTGTACAATGAGTGGTAGATTTGTAATCAGTGGTACTGGGTGTCGAAGGTATTACCTCTGTTACTTTGATGACACAACGTTTGTAAAAGTTGACAATCTGCATTGTCCGAACAGTTTGTTGTTTAATCAGGCAACACAAACATGTGCGTTACCTACCAGTTTCATATGTAACGTATGA
- the LOC143433211 gene encoding uncharacterized protein LOC143433211: MNVLRITSMSLLLIFVCSTSTCLKNDQAELSSHGDPNLVRRSRRIGLNEYLVPPPIPQPQPVRSGRVANPSPAEAPGYFSQLMNWLNPFNFGSSPPTHPKSLPQLEPPAPPKPHNPPPFNIHSAPHSGPSHHPPLGSQPVTTLYTPFVGRLLSQQPGPSFTAPTNAHSGPSLGPPPSPPLQFYNVPSATFHDIQHVPPSPDGGRGIYVPANKGKPCNLCNKIPWIPMQSGGFNFEKYPLPPQLSNGYLPPKNQANQDAQHAASQEIRIPDFSHVPIAHKVQYPMFNTALPNLLLYPLPMPPLYEAEPFGRPSQSPPAIDSIGRVELSSLPVTPTAAQKHANPEINNKHYNLRGDDRLQSFGTEINRSRETEIKREHANTKESFDTSIPDIYPPISAPAFNQEYQNNPSSVKPENAGILSQPVQYIQNAPTNYGSPSFQSHNFVHQNGDEYQELFKSNTGQKPDPNYLPADLNPSANFRTSAFYNHDIESLNYQISDDLSPSGTAQKDSHVTTQPPPVSTFSLSEEHNTLIHFEESPLLDLSEKDENQTSTQGPTTTIEYASSENTMKTTTDYNTETDSLYFGDSTSTVRLTESYSSSDIQDINTVFRPPISTTTDFINSNTNQYIETSTISTGYTDQQEVSYVPSQPGFLWPSLLSNATDLKDDSLQNHTPLNHLVQWNNSFSGIKNFGKQDSASLRDAKDTAQRQPSIKRNKQVQVIIPYTSEYTPIPFQQSRGDWSVRTNFEQTQPRKIPPRGELNANDYHQQESRNDIRVINQSQFSFNDSKKSYAQSIGPSLNAAENSKSVTTKANNSIDVRRLQKNIDNWTIQEYSKPTTFSTVLPSSLHPYLSPSKRIPTEYLTTTEPGDHTNEPKESKKSVKTYSLAGFNFNEIEHEGSASNRVEEAQVPIKVLPIESPEATTASSLQSANKSITEEEKPSWEAQSVSISATNKERVYVVTPQPIPEASSKKNVIDQKEETVEENFANDLTVGDVSNSKNNLGKFEAIEKAYQVLPQAVNNLAVATTGKENVPLWGIMEHEEFASLNLDEHNEEAAENDEEAGPVLYSGHSKVSRGKR; this comes from the exons ATGAACGTTCTTCGA ATCACATCAATGTCATTATTGCTCATCTTTGTATGCAGCACGTCAACATGCTTGAAGAACGATCAAGCTGAATTGTCCTCCCATGGTGATCCAAACTTAGTTCGTCGTAGTCGAAGAATCGGATTGAACGAATATCTAGTTCCGCCTCCAATTCCACAACCTCAGCCGGTGAGGTCAGGAAGAGTAGCGAATCCCTCCCCAGCAGAAGCTCCGGGATATTTTTCACAGCTGATGAACTGGTTAAATCCCTTTAACTTTGGCTCCTCACCTCCCACGCATCCAAAGTCGCTACCACAACTTGAACCACCAGCACCTCCTAAGCCCCATAATCCACCACCATTTAATATACATTCTGCGCCACACTCTGGTCCGTCTCATCATCCTCCACTTGGTTCGCAACCTGTTACAACCCTGTACACCCCTTTCGTTGGACGTCTTCTTTCTCAGCAACCTGGTCCATCCTTCACAGCTCCCACTAACGCACACTCTGGTCCATCGCTTGGTCCTCCTCCTAGTCCACCCTTGCAATTCTACAATGTCCCTTCCGCTACTTTCCACGATATCCAACACGTCCCTCCATCGCCGGACGGCGGTCGAGGTATCTACGTACCAGCGAACAAAGGGAAACCTTGTAATTTATGTAATAAGATTCCTTGGATCCCTATGCAAAGCGGCGGATTTAATTTCGAGAAGTACCCACTTCCTCCGCAACTTTCGAATGGTTATCTACCTCCCAAGAACCAAGCGAATCAGGACGCGCAGCATGCGGCTTCGCAAGAAATTCGAATTCCAGATTTTTCTCACGTCCCCATCGCGCATAAAGTGCAGTATCCTATGTTCAACACCGCGTTACCAAATCTGCTGTTGTACCCTTTACCGATGCCTCCGCTCTACGAAGCGGAACCATTCGGTCGACCCTCTCAAAGTCCACCAGCTATAGACAGTATAGGACGCGTCGAGTTATCATCTTTGCCTGTTACACCGACAGCTGCTCAGAAACACGCCAATCCTGAAATTAACAACAAACACTATAATCTTCGAGGCGACGATAGACTGCAGTCGTTCGGAACAGAAATTAACCGGAGTCGTGAAACGGAGATTAAAAGGGAGCACGCGAATACGAAGGAATCGTTCGATACTTCGATTCCCGATATTTACCCTCCAATTTCCGCGCCAGCTTTTAATCAAGAGTACCAGAACAACCCTTCGAGTGTGAAACCAGAGAACGCTGGAATTCTAAGTCAACCTGTACAATATATCCAGAATGCTCCCACTAATTACGGATCACCGAGTTTTCAGAGTCATAATTTCGTTCATCAAAATGGCGACGAGTACCAAGAGTTGTTCAAATCAAACACAGGCCAGAAACCTGATCCGAATTATCTACCAGCGGATTTAAATCCTTCGGCTAACTTTCGCACCTCCGCTTTTTATAATCACGACATTGAAAGTTTGAATTATCAGATCTCTGATGACTTGTCTCCCAGCGGCACCGCCCAAAAAGATTCTCATGTAACAACTCAACCACCCCCCGTGAGTACGTTCTCTCTGAGCGAGGAGCATAATACATTGATACATTTCGAGGAGTCGCCATTGTTAGATTTATCGGAAAAAGATGAAAATCAAACTAGCACTCAAGGGCCAACGACCACCATTGAATACGCCAGCAGCGAGAACACCATGAAGACAACTACAGACTATAATACAGAAACTGATAGTTTATACTTCGGAGATTCGACGAGTACGGTCAGATTAACCGAATCTTATTCTTCGTCGGACATTCAAGATATAAATACTGTTTTTAGACCCCCAATATCCACCACAACAGATTTTATAAACAGTAACACAAATCAATATATCGAAACATCGACAATTAGTACGGGGTATACAGATCAGCAAGAGGTCTCGTATGTTCCTAGTCAACCAGGGTTTTTATGGCCAAGTTTATTGTCGAATGCGACAGATTTGAAAGACGACTCCTTACAGAATCACACACCCTTAAATCATCTTGTTCAATGGAATAATTCTTTCTCGGGAATTAAGAATTTTGGGAAGCAAGATAGTGCGAGTTTAAGGGATGCAAAGGATACAGCCCAAAGGCAACCAAGCATAAAGCGAAATAAACAA GTGCAGGTTATTATACCATACACATCGGAATACACACCAATCCCGTTCCAACAATCTCGTGGAGATTGGAGCGTTAGAACTAACTTCGAACAAACGCAACCACGGAAGATTCCACCACGAGGTGAATTAAATGCCAACGACTACCATCAGCAAGAATCTAGAAACGACATTCGCGTAATTAATCAATCGCAATTcagtttcaacgattcgaaaaaATCGTACGCGCAATCGATAGGACCGTCTTTAAATGCAGCAGAGAATTCGAAAAGCGTTACAACGAAAGCAAATAATTCCATCGATGTACGTAGATTGCAAAAGAACATCGATAACTGGACAATACAA GAGTATTCAAAACCCACGACATTTAGCACTGTTTTACCTAGTTCTTTACACCCCTACCTTTCGCCgtcgaaaagaattccaacggaGTACTTAACAACGACAGAACCAGGCGACCATACGAACGAGCCGAAAGAATCGAAGAAAAGTGTAAAAACGTATTCCCTGGCTGGGTTTAACTTCAACGAGATAGAACACGAAGGCTCCGCGAGTAATCGCGTCGAAGAAGCCCAAGTG CCTATAAAAGTTCTACCAATAGAAAGTCCTGAAGCAACAACGGCCAGTAGCTTGCAGAGTGCAAATAAGTCGATAACAGAAGAAGAAAAACCGAGCTGGGAAGCACAATCCGTATCGATATCGGCTACAAATAAAGAACGAGTCTACGTGGTAACGCCGCAGCCAATTCCCGAGGCGTCCTCGAAGAAGAACGTTATAGATCAGAAAGAAGAGACGGTGGAGGAAAATTTTGCCAACGATTTGACTGTCGGTGATGTGAGCAATAGCAAAAATAATTTAGGGAAATTCGAGGCGATAGAGAAAGCTTATCAAGTACTTCCGCAAGCGGTGAACAATCTTGCGGTTGCGACTACTGGAAAGGAGAACGTCCCCTTGTGGGGGATCATGGAGCACGAGGAATTTGCTTCGTTGAATTTGGATGAACACAATGAGGAAGCGGCTGAAAACGACGAGGAAGCTGGTCCAGTGCTTTACTCTGGACATTCAAAG GTATCACGAGGTAAACGATGA